Part of the Arthrobacter globiformis genome is shown below.
TGTGCTCCCGTGCCGTTGCCAGCACAGGAGTAGCGGCCATCCATCTACGAACGCCGTTGCCGGCGCCCTCCAGCGGCCTACCCGGACACTCGGGCGGGCAGCCCTCAAACGTGTCCTGTCTGGCCTTGCTCCGGGTGGGGTTTACCTAGCCTTCCCGGTCACCCGGGAAGCTGGTGGTCTCTTACACCACCGTTTCACCCTTACCTGCTTCGTGCCGCTTTCAAATCGGCGCGACGCAGGCGGTCTGTTTTCTGTGGCACTGGCCTGCGGGTTACCCCGAGTGGGCGTTACCCACCACCCTGCCCTGTGGAGCCCGGACGTTCCTCGAGCCACTTGCGTGACGCGCGGCCGCCTGGTCAACCCATCCGGAGTCCAGTTTACGGGCTTTCCTGCGGGGCCGGACACGCGCCGGTTCCGGGGTCTAAGATCGGGAAATGGACCAGCCGTCCTTTCCACGGCGACGCATGCTGCAGCTGGCAGGAATCGCTGCCGGCCTGACTGCAGCCGCCTCGTCAGCCTGCACGGCCCCGCCTCCACCGGTTCCCACCCCCACAACGACGGCGGTTATCCCGCCGAGTCCCCCGCCCGCAGTGTCGCCTTCCGCATTGCCTTCTTCCGCATTGCCCCCTTCCACAGTGTTGACCCGGACAGGCGCTTTTAGCTCCCGCTTCCGCCCGGCGACTACCACGCACTGGTCCCTGGCGGTGCCGCTTCCGGAGCAGGCCAGCCAGGTGCTGCCGGTGGCGGTCTTCCTGCACGGGCTGGGCGGCAGCAGCGAGGTTTTACTGCGCGAGCTCGTTGCGGACCAGGCCCTGCAGCGCCATCTGGACGACGGCGGCCAGCCCTTTGGGCTTGCTGCCGTGGACGGCGGCGACTCCTGGTGGCATGCCCGCGCCGACGGCAGCGATACGCAGTCGATGCTGGTGCTGGAGTTCCTGCCGTTCCTGGCCGAGCAGGGGTTCGACCTCGGAAGGGTCGGCCTCTTCGGCACGTCGATGGGAGGGTTCGGTGCCCTCCTCCTGGCGTCTCGGGGCAGAGTGTCCGGACTTCGCGCCGTTGCGGCCATGAGCCCGGCCGTCTGGTCCAGCTACGAAGCGGGCATGCGGGGCGCCTTCGACGGCCCGGCCGATTTCGCGGCGAATGACGTTTTCGCGCTCCGTCCCAGGCTTGCAGCGATTTCCAAGCGGATCGACTGCGGCAGTGAGGATGAACTGGCGTCGACGGTGCGCCAGTACCGTTCGGGACTGCCCGGCCGGGTGGAGGGAGGCTTTCAGCCCGGCGGCCATGACGGCCTGTACTGGCGTTCGATCCTCCCGGACGTGCTGGACTTCCTGGGCCGCCACCTGGGCTGAACGCGCGCACCTCAACCGATCCGCACCGCGACTGATGCCACGCGGACCCGGCCGGTAAGATCGTACGGTGCTGATTCTGCTACCCCCATCCGAAGGCAAGACCCCGGCCGTCCACGGTGACGCCATGGACTGGGCTTCGCTGAGTTTTCCTGTGCTGAACACCTACCGGGCCAAGGTGCTCGACGCGCTGGGGACAGTCAGTTCGCATGAGGACGCCCTCGCCTTGCTGGGCGTCGGCGCCTCCCTTAGGGACGACGTCGAACGCAACACCCGGCTCCACGCCGAACCGGCGGCGCCGGCCCACCAGGTGTATTCGGGCGTGCTGTACGACGCCCTGGGCTACAGGTCGATGACGCCGGCGCAGCGGCGCCGGGCGGATGGCTCGGTGCTGGTCATCTCCGCGCTGTGGGGCGCCATCCGGTTCGCCGACGCAGTGCCCGCCTACCGGCTGTCCATGTCAACGGCCCTGCCCGACGTCGGACGCCTTGCCTCATTCTGGAAACCGCAGCTTACCGAGGCCCTCGGCGAAATTGCCGGTGGCCAGCTCCTGGTTGATTGCCGGTCCAGCACCTACGCCGCCGCTTGGACTCCCCCGCCGGCAGACACTGTGGCGGTCAACGTGTTCACTGAGGTGAACGGTGCGCGCAAGGTGGTCAGCCACTTTGCCAAGCACACCCGGGGAGAGCTGGCCCGGTACCTGCTGACGCGGCGGGGCCAGGCCCCGGCGACGCCGGAGCAGCTGCGTAAGGCGGCGGCCGAGAAGTGGCAGGCCGAACTCGTTCCGGGCACAGCACGCAAGGCCCACGCCCTCAACATCATCCTGCCCAACTAGCTGGCAATTGATGTCGTTTTGGGCGCTCAGAACGACATCTACTGCCAGTCAGTTGGGTGAGGCGGTCAGACCCACTCGGCGGAGCGCACCAGGATGCAGCCGGAGTCTGGGCAGAACACGATGTCGTCCTCGGAGGCGGCCTTGATCTCGGCCAGGTCGCCGGGGCTCAGCTGCATGCCGGAACCTTCCGACGTGCCGTGGAAGAGCCGGGCCGCGCCCACTCCGCGGCGGGCCAGGGTCTTCTCGTAGACTTCAAGCATTCCTGCGTCCAGCCCAGCGGCGAAGCCCGCCCGCTTGCCTGCCACCTCGGTCTCCTCGGCAGCGACCTCGGCCAGCGCCGCGTCGAGCTCTGCACGGATCCCGCCAAATGAACCCTGAATGTCGTCCACGATGCTCTGCTGGGCAGCCTGACGTTCGCGCAGGACATCCAACCGCTCGAGGACCTCCAGTTCTACGTCCTCCAGGTCCGAACGGCGCTTGTTGAGCGAAGCAATGTCCTTCTGCAGAGCGACGAGATCCTTGGAGAGACCGGTTCCGCTGTTGAGCTTTGCCTCGTCCCGTTCGATCCGGGTCGCCACCTGCTCCACATCGGCTTCGGCCCGCTTCAGTTCCGCTTCGGCGTCATGGACGGCGAGTTTCGCGGCGCCCAGCTCACCGTTGGCAACGCTGAGGGCGGCCTCAAGATCGGTGATCCGGGGATCGGATTCAAGGGTACGGCGGCGGTTGGACAGTGACTTCAGCCGGGCGTCCAGGCCCTGGAGCTCGAGCAACTTCAATTGTTCCGCCGGTGCTGCCTTGGCCACGTTTTACCTCCGCTTGATCCCATCCGGCTCCTGGCCGGCACCCCGTTGGGGTTTTCTAGACTCTAGTCGCCGCCGGGAGTCAGTATGAAGTCCCACGGATCGCTGTTGGTGGTGCTGACCCGTATTTCGACGTCGAGGCCCTGGTCCGCGAGCACGTTGCCCAGCGCTTCGGCCGCGGCCGGGAGCCACAGCCATTCGCTGGCGAAGTGCGAGACATCGATGAGGTACGGCCGGTCATTGACAGCAGCCTCCCTGGCTTCCGAGGCCGGGTGGTGGCGCAGGTCCGCCGTGACGTACAGGTCAGCATTGCTGGCCCGGACCTCGTCAAAGAGGGAATCCCCGGCCCCGCCGCACACCGCGACCCGCTGCACGAGGCCGTCCTTGTCCCC
Proteins encoded:
- a CDS encoding alpha/beta hydrolase yields the protein MLTRTGAFSSRFRPATTTHWSLAVPLPEQASQVLPVAVFLHGLGGSSEVLLRELVADQALQRHLDDGGQPFGLAAVDGGDSWWHARADGSDTQSMLVLEFLPFLAEQGFDLGRVGLFGTSMGGFGALLLASRGRVSGLRAVAAMSPAVWSSYEAGMRGAFDGPADFAANDVFALRPRLAAISKRIDCGSEDELASTVRQYRSGLPGRVEGGFQPGGHDGLYWRSILPDVLDFLGRHLG
- a CDS encoding YaaA family protein gives rise to the protein MLILLPPSEGKTPAVHGDAMDWASLSFPVLNTYRAKVLDALGTVSSHEDALALLGVGASLRDDVERNTRLHAEPAAPAHQVYSGVLYDALGYRSMTPAQRRRADGSVLVISALWGAIRFADAVPAYRLSMSTALPDVGRLASFWKPQLTEALGEIAGGQLLVDCRSSTYAAAWTPPPADTVAVNVFTEVNGARKVVSHFAKHTRGELARYLLTRRGQAPATPEQLRKAAAEKWQAELVPGTARKAHALNIILPN
- a CDS encoding zinc ribbon domain-containing protein; translation: MAKAAPAEQLKLLELQGLDARLKSLSNRRRTLESDPRITDLEAALSVANGELGAAKLAVHDAEAELKRAEADVEQVATRIERDEAKLNSGTGLSKDLVALQKDIASLNKRRSDLEDVELEVLERLDVLRERQAAQQSIVDDIQGSFGGIRAELDAALAEVAAEETEVAGKRAGFAAGLDAGMLEVYEKTLARRGVGAARLFHGTSEGSGMQLSPGDLAEIKAASEDDIVFCPDSGCILVRSAEWV